One Polyangia bacterium genomic window carries:
- a CDS encoding DUF5010 domain-containing protein: MNRPSLTSFGSRVRLLPLCLLSGLPPSACELGGLGTAPPPMAGAGGGMGGLGTGGAGTADAGADLTLPDPTAQPNFQVRDEFVGPCTRAPSTIDVNLGNSPEAFVRAAFCQINGSEPPADTVSKWSGQLRTVEYVRRIDVVHTLCQQANRPCALVYSDPWQADIPLLPTCTRKSTRDLGAVLMFFSDCPNGVNCGNDWANTHPHGMRAAHPLFGFGTAPANYYNPRNAGYWYRELLDARWAGLQFFLVNTYGPDLTTSPNQMGMLSQALDRAGADGVKIALFDDTWAWGQSSSPVSFRTSPDLSNTEAAAQAIYQAKWKPFFTQIAKQYWFLVQNRPLIYFYNAGTLRPAEVSSPVIARLKQLFAADFGVMPFVSVDNAFFADPNMKNVADAQFTWDTLKNGASRSTLNGFILDHYMVKWDPVGRDKPGVVATAADRVLKGTSLLSARLASSADAQMVVIATWNDLGEGTGIERNYDYYMAGAWQPPTAFMSLTRAAQCSD, encoded by the coding sequence ATGAATCGACCTTCCCTGACGTCGTTTGGATCGCGCGTTCGGTTGCTGCCGCTGTGCTTGCTGAGCGGGCTGCCGCCGTCAGCGTGCGAACTGGGCGGTCTCGGTACGGCGCCGCCCCCGATGGCCGGCGCCGGTGGTGGCATGGGCGGGTTGGGGACGGGCGGCGCCGGCACCGCCGACGCCGGCGCGGACCTGACGCTGCCGGATCCCACCGCGCAGCCAAATTTTCAGGTTCGCGACGAATTCGTCGGGCCGTGCACCCGCGCGCCCAGCACCATCGACGTCAACCTGGGGAACAGCCCGGAGGCGTTCGTACGCGCGGCGTTTTGTCAGATCAACGGCAGCGAACCACCCGCCGACACCGTCAGCAAATGGTCCGGTCAATTGCGCACCGTCGAGTACGTCCGTAGGATCGACGTCGTGCACACCCTTTGCCAGCAGGCCAACCGGCCGTGCGCGCTGGTCTATTCCGATCCCTGGCAGGCCGACATTCCGTTGCTGCCGACGTGCACGCGCAAATCGACGCGCGACCTGGGCGCCGTCTTGATGTTTTTCAGCGACTGTCCGAACGGCGTCAACTGTGGAAACGACTGGGCCAACACCCACCCGCACGGCATGCGCGCCGCCCATCCGCTGTTCGGTTTCGGAACCGCGCCGGCCAATTATTACAATCCCCGCAATGCTGGTTATTGGTACCGCGAGCTTTTGGACGCCCGTTGGGCCGGGTTGCAATTCTTTCTGGTCAACACCTATGGCCCTGACTTGACCACCAGCCCCAATCAAATGGGGATGCTGTCGCAGGCGCTGGATCGGGCCGGCGCAGACGGCGTGAAGATCGCCTTGTTCGACGACACCTGGGCCTGGGGTCAGTCGTCCAGCCCGGTGTCTTTTCGCACCAGCCCCGATCTCAGCAACACCGAAGCGGCGGCGCAGGCCATCTACCAGGCAAAGTGGAAGCCGTTCTTTACCCAGATCGCCAAGCAATACTGGTTCTTGGTTCAGAACCGCCCGTTGATCTATTTTTACAACGCCGGAACATTAAGGCCGGCGGAGGTGTCGTCGCCGGTGATCGCCCGCCTCAAGCAGCTCTTTGCCGCGGATTTCGGGGTGATGCCCTTCGTCTCGGTCGACAACGCGTTCTTTGCCGACCCCAACATGAAGAACGTCGCCGACGCGCAATTCACCTGGGACACTCTGAAAAATGGCGCCAGCCGTTCGACATTGAATGGATTCATTCTGGATCATTACATGGTGAAGTGGGATCCGGTGGGCCGCGACAAGCCCGGAGTGGTGGCCACCGCCGCCGACCGCGTCTTGAAAGGGACGTCGCTGCTGTCTGCTCGCCTGGCCTCGTCGGCGGACGCGCAGATGGTGGTGATCGCCACCTGGAACGATCTGGGCGAAGGCACCGGGATCGAGCGCAATTATGACTATTACATGGCGGGCGCCTGGCAGCCACCGACGGCGTTCATGTCCCTGACCCGGGCGGCCCAGTGCTCGGACTAA
- a CDS encoding glycoside hydrolase family 31 protein: MDTSRFNPLGDVVSVEKTTQGVLLGVGEEKFRVDVLRVDLLRLKISQAGRFDDSPTFAASFQEPSAPPFKLDETDDTLTLDTGRLKLVVGKQPFTVDAFRADGSVIFEDSRDDVGNGGYRQLNDSFMITRRIGPHDSIYGLGEKTGHFDRRGRTFILWNTDVLAQNVLSTNRLHEADLTLNGRSTNFDPYYASIPFFYHCRANNGDAKMAGFFIDNGYKANVDFSSRNQYSYRFGGGQYTEYVFAGPNMADILSAYTFVTGRMQAPPMWALGHHQCRFHDYTDEQILAIGRTYRERDIPCDVLWLDIGYMDGYRVFTWDKTKFCDVPGMIEKMKAHKLRLVTIVDPGVKAEVGYSVFDEGRARNLFCKTEAGQHYVGHVWPGRTVFPDFVKPEARGWWSELNAGHVQNGIAGIWNDMNEPATADVEPFAMRFDRDGANHPHERYHNQYALLMAMATHQGMRTAQPHVRPFILSRAGFAGIQRYAAQWLGDNCSDWNHLQMSVPMSMGMGISGQPFIGGDIPGFSSTPTPELAVRWTQYGALTPFCRFHNEAGEPDQYPWSFGPGVEKRSRAALDLRYRLLPYIYSAFMRASETGEPVQRPFVYDFQNDRHARETEDAYLFGDALLVAPVLGLGHTARHVYLPQGTWIDWYTGEKHPGGQFITAAAPLDRIPLFARGGRVIPGYSTTPRSTMDHHPDRLELRVVVPDEDGEFYSCLHEDDGLTDAHLSGAFLRTTFCLARQGDRVRVNAKVTGNGYPEFRRRLFRLTFLGCRPDKLALGGGELRTSDGSLEFDNHGEDFELTFAAAVASSPLASLAAR; encoded by the coding sequence ATGGACACATCGCGATTCAATCCGCTTGGCGACGTGGTCTCCGTGGAAAAAACCACGCAGGGAGTTCTGCTGGGCGTGGGAGAAGAAAAATTCCGCGTTGACGTGTTGCGGGTTGATCTTTTGCGGCTGAAGATTTCTCAGGCCGGCCGCTTTGACGACAGCCCCACTTTCGCCGCCAGCTTTCAGGAGCCCAGCGCCCCGCCCTTTAAGTTGGACGAGACCGACGACACGCTGACTTTGGATACCGGGCGACTGAAGCTGGTGGTGGGGAAACAGCCGTTCACCGTCGACGCCTTCCGCGCGGACGGCTCGGTGATCTTTGAAGACAGCCGCGACGACGTCGGCAACGGCGGCTACCGCCAGCTTAATGATTCGTTCATGATCACCCGACGGATCGGTCCGCACGATTCGATCTACGGCCTGGGCGAAAAAACCGGCCACTTTGATCGCCGCGGGCGCACGTTCATTCTCTGGAACACCGACGTGCTGGCGCAAAACGTCCTGTCGACCAACCGCCTGCACGAGGCGGATCTGACTTTGAACGGGCGCAGCACCAACTTTGATCCGTACTATGCGTCGATCCCATTTTTCTATCACTGTCGCGCCAACAATGGCGACGCCAAGATGGCCGGCTTTTTCATCGACAATGGCTATAAAGCGAACGTCGACTTTTCCTCGCGCAATCAATACAGCTATCGTTTTGGCGGCGGGCAATATACCGAGTACGTCTTTGCTGGCCCGAACATGGCGGACATCCTGTCGGCCTATACGTTCGTCACCGGCCGGATGCAGGCGCCGCCGATGTGGGCGTTGGGCCATCACCAGTGCCGTTTCCACGATTACACCGACGAGCAGATCCTGGCCATCGGCCGCACTTACCGCGAACGCGACATCCCCTGCGACGTCCTGTGGCTGGACATCGGTTACATGGACGGCTACCGGGTGTTCACCTGGGACAAGACGAAATTCTGCGACGTCCCGGGCATGATCGAAAAGATGAAGGCGCACAAGCTGCGCCTGGTGACCATCGTCGATCCGGGCGTGAAGGCCGAAGTCGGCTACTCGGTCTTTGACGAGGGCCGCGCCCGCAACCTGTTCTGCAAGACCGAGGCGGGACAGCACTATGTCGGTCATGTCTGGCCGGGGCGGACGGTGTTCCCCGATTTCGTCAAGCCGGAAGCCCGCGGCTGGTGGAGCGAGCTGAACGCCGGCCACGTGCAAAACGGCATCGCCGGCATCTGGAACGACATGAACGAACCGGCCACCGCCGACGTCGAGCCGTTCGCCATGCGCTTCGACCGCGACGGCGCCAACCACCCGCACGAGCGTTATCACAATCAGTACGCCCTGCTGATGGCCATGGCCACCCACCAGGGAATGCGCACCGCCCAACCGCACGTGCGGCCCTTCATTCTCAGTCGGGCCGGGTTCGCCGGCATCCAGCGCTATGCCGCGCAGTGGTTGGGCGACAATTGCTCGGACTGGAACCACCTGCAGATGAGCGTGCCGATGTCGATGGGTATGGGCATCTCCGGCCAGCCGTTCATCGGCGGCGACATCCCCGGTTTTTCGTCGACGCCGACGCCGGAGCTGGCGGTGCGCTGGACCCAGTACGGCGCGCTGACCCCGTTCTGTCGCTTTCACAACGAAGCCGGGGAGCCCGATCAATATCCCTGGTCGTTCGGCCCCGGCGTGGAGAAGCGCAGCCGCGCGGCGCTGGACCTGCGCTATCGCTTGCTGCCGTACATCTACAGCGCGTTCATGCGCGCAAGCGAAACCGGCGAGCCGGTGCAGCGGCCGTTTGTCTACGATTTTCAAAATGACCGCCACGCCCGCGAGACCGAGGACGCCTATCTTTTCGGCGACGCCCTGCTGGTGGCGCCGGTGCTGGGTCTCGGCCACACCGCGCGCCACGTTTACCTGCCGCAAGGGACCTGGATCGATTGGTACACCGGCGAAAAACATCCCGGCGGACAGTTCATCACCGCGGCGGCGCCGCTGGATCGCATCCCGCTGTTTGCCCGCGGCGGACGCGTCATCCCCGGCTATTCCACGACACCTCGCTCGACCATGGATCACCACCCCGATCGGCTGGAGCTGCGGGTGGTGGTCCCCGACGAGGATGGCGAGTTCTACTCTTGCCTGCACGAAGACGACGGCCTGACCGACGCCCATCTGTCGGGCGCCTTCCTGCGCACCACCTTCTGCCTGGCTCGGCAAGGCGATCGCGTGCGGGTGAATGCCAAGGTCACCGGCAACGGCTATCCCGAGTTTCGCCGCCGCCTGTTTCGCCTGACGTTCCTTGGTTGCCGCCCCGACAAGCTGGCCCTGGGCGGCGGCGAGCTGCGCACCAGCGACGGCAGCCTGGAGTTCGACAACCACGGCGAAGACTTCGAGCTGACCTTCGCCGCCGCGGTGGCGTCGTCACCGCTGGCCTCGCTCGCGGCACGGTGA
- a CDS encoding GntR family transcriptional regulator, which produces MPSRKAEQIVQVLRNEILSGARAHGAKLPTYDALIEQFGVTRPTVARALKELRTEGLITVDGTRGIFVAKIFPHHNRYLWVTSEQPGSIEWTSFLATILELIQKGETGIPGEVLPLVGIDGRANNPAYQVLCDAVAHNSVAGLLLMNSATTYLLPALQAPGLPRVAIWAPLPHAALLSLDFTGLIERACSRLLQKGKRIAVLSPHAPNLERTQEYLLKRGFDKNRLWALHVAPVGCEGITELLFGRDDRPDAVFVTDDNLVTPLLAGLKRAKVRVRRDVYVLAHCNWPRPIGAAEGVEHIGFDVREVLMTAKECIDAQRAGDKSPGRVVPPRFANELLQPKSSRRD; this is translated from the coding sequence ATGCCGTCTCGTAAGGCTGAGCAGATTGTTCAGGTTTTGCGCAACGAAATCTTGTCGGGGGCGCGTGCCCACGGCGCCAAGCTGCCCACGTACGACGCCTTGATCGAACAGTTCGGCGTCACCCGCCCCACCGTGGCCCGGGCCCTGAAAGAGCTGCGCACCGAAGGTCTCATCACCGTCGACGGCACGCGCGGCATCTTCGTGGCCAAGATCTTCCCGCACCACAATCGATACCTGTGGGTCACCAGCGAACAGCCGGGCTCGATCGAATGGACCAGCTTTCTGGCCACCATCCTGGAGCTGATCCAAAAGGGCGAGACCGGCATTCCCGGCGAGGTGCTTCCGCTGGTGGGCATCGACGGCCGCGCCAACAATCCCGCCTATCAGGTGTTGTGCGACGCCGTCGCGCACAACAGCGTGGCGGGCCTGTTGCTGATGAACTCGGCGACTACGTATTTGCTGCCGGCCCTGCAGGCGCCGGGGCTGCCGCGGGTGGCGATCTGGGCGCCACTGCCCCATGCCGCGCTGCTGAGCCTGGATTTCACCGGCCTCATCGAACGCGCCTGCTCCCGCCTTTTGCAGAAGGGCAAACGCATCGCCGTGCTGTCCCCGCACGCGCCCAACCTGGAGCGCACGCAAGAATATTTGCTCAAGCGTGGCTTCGACAAGAACCGCTTGTGGGCGCTGCACGTGGCCCCGGTCGGCTGCGAAGGCATCACCGAGCTTTTGTTCGGTCGCGACGATCGCCCCGACGCCGTGTTCGTCACCGACGACAACCTGGTGACGCCGCTTCTGGCCGGGCTCAAGCGGGCCAAGGTGCGCGTGCGCCGCGACGTCTACGTGCTGGCGCACTGCAACTGGCCGCGGCCGATCGGCGCCGCCGAGGGCGTCGAACACATCGGCTTCGACGTGCGCGAGGTGCTGATGACCGCCAAGGAGTGCATCGACGCCCAGCGCGCCGGCGACAAATCGCCTGGCCGCGTGGTCCCGCCCCGCTTCGCCAACGAGCTTCTGCAACCGAAGTCTTCCCGGCGCGATTGA
- the ugpC gene encoding sn-glycerol-3-phosphate ABC transporter ATP-binding protein UgpC yields MARVVLRNVQKTYTGGGTAAVRDFNLDIADGEFVVFVGPSGCGKSTTLRCIAGLEEVTGGTIQIGGRVVNDVQPKDRDIAMVFQNYALYPHMTVAQNMAFALKIRKVPRPDIAQAVDRAARILGIDKILTRKPKTLSGGQRQRVALGRAIVRNPKCFLFDEPLSNLDAKLRGEMRAEIKRLHLDLKSTTIYVTHDQEEAMTLGDRVVVMKDGLIQQCGAPLEVYQRPINRFVAGFVGTPAMNFFTGKVASDDGRLWFDEGTGRLAIPAWATDALHERIGQEVVLGARPQTISDAPFAVNGFAGNGHADNGAANVLPMKVEVVEPLGDKMDVYLSTKTHHHVIARVEASRPLTPDQTIAAHFDLDRLHFFEPNETGAVLATAPRASSAPA; encoded by the coding sequence ATGGCGCGGGTAGTTCTGCGGAACGTTCAAAAGACCTATACCGGCGGCGGCACGGCGGCGGTGCGCGATTTCAACCTGGACATCGCCGACGGTGAATTCGTGGTCTTCGTCGGACCGTCCGGCTGCGGAAAATCCACCACCCTGCGCTGTATCGCCGGCCTGGAAGAGGTCACCGGCGGCACCATCCAGATCGGCGGGCGGGTGGTGAACGACGTGCAGCCGAAGGACCGCGACATCGCCATGGTCTTTCAGAACTACGCTCTTTATCCGCACATGACGGTGGCCCAGAACATGGCCTTCGCCCTCAAGATCCGCAAAGTGCCCCGGCCGGACATCGCCCAGGCGGTGGATCGGGCGGCGCGCATCCTGGGCATCGACAAGATCCTGACCCGCAAGCCCAAGACATTGTCGGGCGGTCAGCGCCAGCGGGTGGCCCTGGGGCGGGCCATCGTGCGCAACCCCAAGTGCTTCCTGTTCGACGAACCGCTGTCGAATTTGGACGCCAAGCTGCGCGGCGAGATGCGCGCCGAGATCAAGCGCCTGCACCTTGATCTGAAGAGCACCACCATCTACGTCACCCACGATCAGGAAGAAGCGATGACCCTGGGCGATCGGGTGGTGGTGATGAAAGACGGCCTGATTCAGCAGTGTGGGGCGCCGCTGGAGGTCTATCAGCGCCCGATCAACCGCTTCGTCGCCGGTTTCGTCGGCACGCCGGCGATGAATTTCTTCACCGGCAAGGTGGCCAGCGACGACGGACGGCTGTGGTTCGACGAAGGCACCGGCCGCCTGGCCATCCCGGCCTGGGCCACGGACGCCTTGCACGAGCGGATCGGCCAAGAGGTGGTCCTGGGCGCGCGCCCGCAAACCATCAGCGACGCGCCTTTCGCCGTCAACGGCTTCGCGGGCAATGGTCACGCGGACAATGGCGCCGCCAACGTCCTGCCCATGAAGGTCGAGGTCGTCGAACCACTGGGCGACAAGATGGACGTCTATCTTTCCACCAAGACCCACCACCACGTCATCGCCCGCGTCGAGGCCAGCCGACCGCTGACACCGGATCAGACCATCGCGGCGCATTTTGATCTGGACCGGCTGCACTTCTTCGAGCCGAACGAGACGGGCGCGGTGCTGGCGACGGCGCCGCGAGCGTCGTCGGCTCCCGCCTAA